A section of the Terriglobia bacterium genome encodes:
- a CDS encoding GNAT family N-acetyltransferase, giving the protein MAEAAKQTAISIVEASTPEQVEQARALFLEYADSLGFSLCFQSFDQELAELPGKYARPEGRLLLAFQGGRIAGCVAMRRLEGDICEMKRLYVRPDFRGTGAGRTLAQRIIAEAKAAGYRRMRLDTITGKMDRAIALYRALGFREIPPYGIHPISGTLFMELTL; this is encoded by the coding sequence ATGGCGGAAGCAGCAAAGCAGACTGCGATCTCCATCGTTGAGGCAAGCACGCCGGAGCAAGTCGAGCAGGCGCGGGCGCTGTTCCTGGAGTACGCCGACTCGCTGGGGTTCAGCCTGTGCTTCCAATCGTTCGACCAGGAACTGGCGGAGCTGCCGGGGAAGTACGCGCGGCCGGAAGGACGATTGCTGCTTGCGTTTCAGGGCGGGCGGATCGCGGGATGCGTCGCGATGCGCAGACTCGAGGGCGACATCTGCGAGATGAAGCGGCTGTATGTGCGCCCGGACTTCCGCGGGACCGGGGCGGGCCGGACGCTTGCGCAGCGCATCATCGCGGAAGCGAAAGCCGCGGGATACCGGCGGATGCGGTTGGATACCATCACCGGCAAGATGGATCGGGCCATCGCGTTATATCGCGCGCTGGGATTCCGCGAGATCCCGCCCTACGGGATACACCCGATTTCGGGAACATTATTCATGGAATTGACCCTGTAG